A stretch of Fibrobacter sp. UWEL DNA encodes these proteins:
- a CDS encoding 16S rRNA (guanine(527)-N(7))-methyltransferase RsmG — protein MTLMHYSENEEQKNLLNHFLASNGVELSAETLDKLYKFADLVVDTKEYGNLISEKDSQKFLSRHIADSLVPYIYIGKDLKGKRWADMGAGAGCPSFPLAIAMPEVQFYAVEPRNKRVQFMNFVKDQLHLDNMTVVGKRFETSGLAYLDFVSCRALSTFENDWERAQPGLARGGQFVTLKSFNNIVHLENDPAVHIYKYALPQEEQEYALVTRGNE, from the coding sequence ATGACACTTATGCATTATTCTGAAAACGAAGAACAGAAGAATCTTTTGAACCACTTCCTGGCCTCCAATGGGGTGGAACTGTCTGCAGAGACCTTAGACAAGCTTTATAAGTTTGCCGACCTGGTTGTGGATACCAAGGAGTATGGCAACCTGATATCCGAAAAGGATTCTCAAAAATTCTTGTCTAGACATATCGCGGACTCTCTGGTGCCTTATATATATATAGGTAAAGATTTGAAGGGTAAGCGTTGGGCCGATATGGGTGCGGGCGCAGGTTGTCCCAGTTTCCCGCTGGCCATCGCCATGCCGGAAGTCCAGTTCTATGCAGTGGAACCTCGCAACAAGCGAGTGCAGTTCATGAACTTCGTCAAAGACCAGCTGCACCTGGATAACATGACTGTCGTTGGCAAGCGTTTCGAAACTTCCGGTCTTGCCTATCTGGATTTTGTCAGCTGCCGCGCCCTCTCCACTTTTGAAAATGACTGGGAACGCGCCCAGCCGGGTCTGGCCCGCGGTGGCCAATTTGTGACCCTGAAGAGTTTCAATAATATCGTTCACCTGGAAAACGATCCGGCAGTACACATATATAAATATGCACTGCCCCAGGAAGAACAGGAATATGCCCTTGTTACAAGAGGTAACGAATGA